The Salvia splendens isolate huo1 chromosome 21, SspV2, whole genome shotgun sequence genome includes a window with the following:
- the LOC121783905 gene encoding LOW QUALITY PROTEIN: protein CLMP1-like (The sequence of the model RefSeq protein was modified relative to this genomic sequence to represent the inferred CDS: deleted 1 base in 1 codon), whose protein sequence is MGKSGGRKKKAPAAISQAQSQVSSGENHPPPVVNGGVNFNSAVFLKRAHELKEEGNRRFQAKDFVGALLQYENAIKLTPKTHPDRAVFHSNRAACLMQMKPIDYETVISECTIALQVQPNFVRALLRRARAFEAIGRYETAMQDVQSLLAADPNHRDAFEIAGRLRMALGPRQEAQQDLQSRPSPAALGASAFVGAPVGGLGPCFPARSVPKKPVPAANAPSNKSDKLYPVPPIENGTEGKSHLPKVVLKPSNGTARANPNASKDNNLEEQFPSRSVFTSVHQKSEEPVIQYRPLKLVYDHDIRLAQMPVNCSLKVLREIVGKRFPMSKAVLIKYKDSDGDLVTVTCSAELRLAESSVDNMILKDPDTEKGNARALLKLHIVEVSPEQEPPLPEEEEIVEAEGDGNVSQSSATESLGDAVDSEIDSIDKVSQKGKTGGTEDPECKEVEMDDWLFEFAQLFRTHVGIDPDAHIDLHELGMELCSEALEETVTSDEAQSLFDKAALKFQEVVALAFFNWGNVHMCAARKRMPVDESADKETMNAQLRNAYDWVKDMYTLAKEKYDEALMVKPDFYEGLLALGQQQFEMAKLHWAFVLAKKEDLSKWDPTETIDLFDSAEEKMKTAAAIWEKLEEQRANELKDPSANKDELLKRKKKQGTGAQGDSGVGDISPEEAAEQAAAMRSQIHLFWGNMLFERSQIECKLNMPGWNKNLDVAVGRFKLAGASEADISTVLKNHCSNEESSVGKSEKD, encoded by the exons ATGGGGAAGTCTGGGGGTAGGAAGAAGAAGGCTCCCGCCGCCATAAGCCAGGCGCAAAGCCAAGTTAGCAGCGGCGAAAATCACCCGCCGCCTGTTGTTAATGGCGGTGTTAATTTCAATTCTGCGGTTTTCTTAAAGAGAGCTCATGAGCTCAAGGAAGAAGGTAACCGTAGGTTTCAGGCTAAAGATTTTGTAGGTGCTCTTCTGCAGTATGAAAATGCCATTAAGCTCACCCCCAAAACTCACCCTGATCGAGCCGTGTTCCATAGCAATAGGGCCGCCTGTTTGATGCAAATGAAGCCAATTGATTACGAGACTGTGATATCCGAGTGCACGATCGCGCTTCAGGTGCAGCCCAATTTCGTGCGAGCTCTTCTTAGGAGGGCTCGTGCGTTTGAGGCGATAGGGAGGTACGAAACGGCTATGCAGGATGTGCAGTCATTGCTGGCTGCTGATCCTAATCATAGAGATGCATTTGAGATTGCCGGAAGGCTGAGGATGGCGCTTGGGCCTCGACAGGAGGCTCAGCAAGACCTTCAGAGCCGGCCTTCTCCAGCAGCATTAGGGGCGTCTGCA TTCGTGGGGGCCCCCGTTGGTGGCCTTGGGCCATGTTTCCCAGCTAGATCTGTCCCCAAGAAACCCGTGCCTGCAGCAAATGCGCCATCTAATAAGTCGGATAAGTTGTATCCTGTGCCTCCGATTGAGAATGGGACTGAGGGCAAGAGCCATTTGCCTAAGGTTGTGTTGAAGCCTTCAAATGGCACTGCAAGAGCCAACCCGAATGCTAGCAAGGATAATAACCTTGAGGAACAGTTTCCCTCTCGATCAGTGTTCACTTCAGTTCATCAGAAATCTGAAGAGCCTGTGATACAATACAGGCCGTTGAAGCTTGTTTATGACCATGACATAAGGCTTGCACAAATGCCTGTTAATTGCAGTCTGAAAGTTTTGAGGGAAATTGTAGGTAAGCGTTTTCCAATGTCAAAAGCCGTTCTGATTAAGTACAAGGACAGTGATGGGGACTTGGTGACTGTAACATGTTCGGCTGAGCTTAGGCTGGCAGAGTCATCAGTTGACAATATGATTCTAAAAGACCCTGATACTGAAAAGGGAAACGCCCGTGCGTTGTTGAAGTTGCATATTGTTGAAGTGAGCCCAGAGCAGGAGCCGCCTTTACCGGAAGAGGAGGAGATTGTGGAGGCTGAAGGAGATGGGAATGTGTCCCAATCTTCTGCTACGGAATCTCTTGGAGATGCTGTGGACTCTGAGATTGATAGCATTGACAAAGTTTCTCAAAAGGGGAAGACGGGAGGAACAGAGGATCCGGAGTGTAAGGAAGTGGAAATGGATGATTGGCTATTTGAGTTTGCACAGCTGTTCCGGACCCATGTAGGGATTGACCCTGATGCTCATATTGATCTTCATGAACTCGGGATGGAGTTGTGCTCTGAAGCCCTTGAGGAGACAGTGACTAGTGACGAGGCTCAAAGTCTTTTCGACAAGGCTGCCCTCAAGTTCCAGGAGGTGGTTGCTCTGGCTTTCTTCAACTGGGGAAATGTTCATATGTGTGCAGCTAGGAAAAGAATGCCTGTAGATGAATCGGCTGATAAAGAAACGATGAATGCACAGCTTCGAAATGCTTATGATTGGGTGAAAGACATGTATACCCTTGCTAAAGAGAAGTATGACGAGGCTCTAATGGTCAAACCAGACTTCTATGAAGGATTGTTAGCTCTAGGCCAGCAACAATTTGAAATGGCTAAACTTCATTGGGCATTTGTATTAGCAAAGAAAGAGGATCTATCGAAATGGGATCCGACCGAGACCATTGATCTCTTTGACAGTGCAGAGGAAAAGATGAAAACAGCAGCTGCAATTTGGGAGAAGCTGGAGGAGCAGAGAGCTAATGAGTTGAAAGATCCTAGTGCAAACAAGGATGAACTATTGAAAAGGAAGAAGAAACAGGGTACTGGTGCACAAGGTGATTCGGGTGTAGGGGACATTTCACCCGAGGAAGCAGCAGAGCAAGCTGCTGCTATGAGATCACAAATTCACTTATTTTGGGGCAATATGCTTTTCGAAAGATCTCAAATTGAATGTAAACTCAACATGCCTGGATGGAACAAGAATCTGGACGTTGCTGTGGGGCGATTTAAACTTGCTGGAGCTTCTGAAGCCGACATCTCAACAGTTCTGAAAAATCACTGCTCTAACGAAGAATCTTCTGTTGGGAAATCAGAAAAAGACTGA